ttataaaaaagtaaACTCTATATTCTACTTAATTAACACAGAAGTCGTGTCCCCGAAAAAAAGAGGAGACACTTATTTTAGAGTGTTGGGTGCCTGTCCCTGAGTGTCCCTGGAGTGTCAGATTGTGCGACACTCGTACGTTAACCTCCTAGAAGTGTCGGTGTTTCCTAATATACAATCCATTttataattttacaaaattttcTAGACCTAATTTTAGCAAATTACACACCGGTTTCAATTTGTTAGTTGAAATTTTGACGGGTAAAATACATCTATGGCCCCTTAACTATAGGTCTATTCTACTAACGTTATGGTACCTAAACTTCATTTCTTGACATAAAcatctttgaactttacgttaATGAAACATTAAACTCGAATCAACAAAGATCCattaaaaaattatcaaaacgaCAAGGTTAAAATAGGTAACTTCTGAGAAAATATACTTGCCTGGCCAAATGGACTAAATAGCTGTCTGAGATCTTTCTCTGTTGCCTCAAAAGCTACATTTCTCACAAGTAACTTTGTAGAACTTCTATCCTTGTCAACCTTTTTCTTCAATTGTTCATCCTTCTTGGCATGACATAATTGTAAGATGAGAGCATGCCCATCCAAAACAGTTCCctgcaaaattaaaaagttatgcAGGTGAAAAGCAGCAACAAATTCAAGAACCAACTAAGATGTAAATTAAGGATGACAATTCGTGTAAGTTGGTCGTGTTCGTGTTGCGTCAATTAGCGGGTTAGTGTCAAATTAGTCAAACTTAAACCAACCATAACATTTCGTGTCACAATTGTGTAAACCCAATCGGGTTAATGTTGGTTTCGTGTTGTTTTCGGGGGTCAAATGTAATTTTACTACCTCTGTTAATGACGACATTTAAAATATAAGAGGATATAGGAATACTTCTAAAtatttatgtcatttttggattaGCAAGTTAACTCTGACTGTTGAAAAGTTTGACCAAAAATTTATTTAACAAACCCCTAATTCATTTAGATTATGTTGGGTTCGTGTAATGTGTTATGATCTCTATTACAGATGACATGTAAAAGTATAGGAGGTTCAAGTCGTGTCTGTGGGtgaaaattgtaattttatcacttcTAGTAATGACATGTAAAAACATGTTTTACATTGAGaagatataataataatttaaatatttgtgtTAGCAAGTCAAATCTAACGCAATCCAAAAATGTGTCAATTTCACGTCAACCAAAAATGGCACATTACCtgtataataaaataaagggtaaataatttattagtcccttactttttacctaacacactgcttagtccccctattttgaaaaacacattataaggtccctagctTTTGctaatattaaccctttggtacttttgtctaattttttagacttgtaatcgttatattttagcataaacagatagatataaaataatagagtaacatggtcaacttgtattgtactgcggttgtcctaaaagctaagatatgttcggttaaaaatctaaaaagatagataaaaggaccacaaggttaatattggcaaaagatagggaccttaaaatgtgtttttcaaaatagggggactaaacagtgtgttaggtaaaaactaggggactaataaattatttaccctaaaataaaaCCCACTAAATTCATGTTGGGTTTGCGTAGTGTACTGTGTACACAATTTGACACCTCTAATGTAAAAGCTATGTTCACAATTACCTGTAACACTGTACAAATAGATGCTGCTGTCTCCACAGAGTCAAACTCTAGAAAACCAAAACCCATCGAGACATTCTTCCCGTTTTTCAAGTGCTTCTTTATCTGCATTTGCAAAAAAATAAACCCTAACGTAAGAATTCATAGGATCTAAAAGTATTATTCGAGGTTTAAGGACAGAGAATATTACCCTAATACTTAAGATCTTCCCATCCTTCATTTGTTCACTGAAGTGCTTTTTCAAACTATCCTCAGACGTCTTGAAATTCAGATTCTTGACAAATAGTGATCGTGACTGTAGCACAGCAGgcaatgaaaagaaaaatatcagACAATAAAACTAAGCGGGGAGTCGAAGCAGTCAACAGTTAAATCAATCTATCAAAAAATTATTACTTTAttattcaaatttaaaaaatcatACATTAAGCAATATTAAATACTTTTCAAATTTATAGGTCCATTCATATTGTAATCATTAGTAAGCTGAAATGAAGAATAGAAAGCAGAAATGAAGAACACAAAGCAGAAAATAATCAATTAGTAATTGAAAGCAGAAATTTTTTATAGGTCCATTCATATCGTAATCAATTAGTAAGCTGAAATGAAGAATAGAAAGTAGAAAATAATCATCTATGGGAAtgaatttcactttttttttttttttcctgaaaACAAAGGAAACACCCAAGGACTCGTCTGAAACAGCTAGCTCCATTTCGCTTAAATCTTTTTTCCCTTCCATCCAGAGACGTGATAAAAGGAGGGACGGAACTTATTTAGTATGAAAATATCTATGGTTTCACTTTTCTATATCTTTATTCCCTTCTCTAACTGTGTTTTTGGCTCACTCCTTTTATGAAATTTAATCATGCTGCACGAACATGAAAGAAAGCTAATCCCGTTTGTTCATAAATGCATGTAAATGGGTTGATAACAGCAGTTAAGAGTCAAAATAGTAGCCCAGACCAACCTTTGTATATCCTTCCATCCCAACCAACCGTCAATAAAACAGTTAACAATGAACCAAAATTGGCCAAGTTTCAGTAACCCAAAAAATTAGGATACAAATTTATGCCTGGGCCTATAAAAGGGGCCACACTGCTACCTAAAACAGAGCATAACCGTCTTATGCTCTACAAACAATGTGCGAACATGTTCATGTGAACCTATGGAGCATTTTCTTATCACTCTGGCCATTGAGAGAAACCCTCTTCCACAAAGGAGAAAATGCTGcataaattttgataattttaaaaCCAAGGACCAAAATGTTGGGAAACTTAACAAGCTTTAGGAAATACATTTGATAATTTAAGCGACTAGAGTGTTTAAGGTCGTAATAGGAAACTGCATCTAGCGAAGTTAATTTCCTCCCTCCTTTCTACTCAACAAACAAACATGTATAGAACTACCAAATTATTCTACCCTGCCTTCTTGATAATCATGCCTATAattctcttctttttctcaaGCAAACAAGGAGAGACAAATTAATAATTCAGGCAGAGTAAGACCTATTCTATGACGCGATTAAATTATGCAAAAAAAGAGAAGGAAAAAGAAGACTGGAAAAGTCCATTTATGCTCTACCTCAATTCTATCAGGATCaatatcaatttcagatatGCCTTCCACATTTTGCTCCAGCATCACTCTCTTGGCATCATGTTCTCCTACAGCATTACTACTATCTTCGTTGCTCTTTGATACTGGACTTTCACTAAGAACATTACTAGGAGCCCACTCCAAATATAATGGAGCATCCCTAAAATATTCACACAACAAAGCAAAAAGTTAATTTCCAACTAATATAGTTTTCAAAGTAGAAAAAAGCATTCATAGGATATTTCGATTCCAATAGAAGATGAACAGATACTATGAagaaaaagggaagaaaaagggaagaaaaaaactCACTTGTAACGCTTATAAGCCAGACCTTTAAAAGCAGAACGAGCTTCAGATGGTTCAAGAAAAACAACCTGAAATATCATGAATCGAAGATATAAATTATAAGCTGATACATGAAACATGACATCAACAATCAGCAATTCTATCTCACTTCTTCTACCTACAACTAACcatttaatgagaaaatagcTTGAGAAACGAAAATAACCATCAAAATTACAGAATAATTTTCCGCAAACAAacaagatgaaaatcaattgagaTCGCATTTTAGATAAATGCCTATTTTAAATGATGAAACTGAAATTGGAATGTAGTTTCTGGTATTTATTATGTACACATGGTCTTCAAAATTTACCAATTTCATGAAAATATATTATGGAAGAGGAAAGCAAGCTTATCCTTATGGGGCAGAGGAGTGCTAAGATATAATACTTAAATTGCATAACTTGAAATTCAACCtccattatatatatacacatatatatttgatagaaatgatgtaaaattgataataaatatttactttcaaaaagaaaatttcGCTTCTATCAAAAGTTGGTGTAAGTTTAAATATTATCATACAGTTAATGACAACATGGTAGAAATCTAATCTGATAGATTAATTCTTTCAGGGATCAGATCAATGATCTGTTGTCCAATCGTCCCCAGACATCAAAAAGGTACATGACGTAATAGATGAGGTCATTTGAACTTTCTAGACAATCCTTTTCTACAGCCTCACATTTCATGTAATACAACTGATTTGCGTTCTACAGGATGGAAGACTTAAATTTTTGTAGAAAACTCGTTACAGGTTTACACTTACTTGGTTTCTATCTAAACGCAAACATTAACATAGCACCTAATATCGTCCAAAAAAAGATGGCTACTAATTGGATGCACCGAGTTTAATTCTTGAGTAGCCCAGTTTTTCTGAGTAAAGTATAACGAACAAAATGTCTACCCTGATTTACAcagttttaactctttctcccTAATATAAGCAACCTCGTGTTATAACAGATCCCAAGTTATTGTACTTCGTGAGAACTGTAAAATCCAACTTCACAaaaaggacaaaaaaaaaaaaaaaaaaaaaaggttaattcGAATCACATACCAAGGCCAATGTTTTTGTTGGAGGGAGAATAATTTTTTCCAAGCTACCAAATTTCCCAAACATCTTAGAAAGTTCTCCTTCGGAAGAGCCATATGGCAAGTTCTTTACTAATAGAACATGGTTGCTTCTTTTCACAGCATCAGTTTTCCCAGCAGCAAATTCCTCTAGAGACTTAATGTTTACACCAGCACTTAGAAGAGCTTTTTTTGTCTCTGCAATCACTTGAGTTTCTCCCAAAGCAATACGTACAGCCAGATCATCAGCTTCACGGTCAAGCAAATCACTCTTACTTACACCATGTCTTCTAGCAATGTTCTCAGCCACCTAACAGTGCACAGAATGGAAGAAtaggacaaaattttaaatcgTAACTTGCAAAAGCACACAAAAGAAACACATCTTACAATATTAGGAAAATAAACtagttaaaaaataataatgaaagaaaTCTTACTGTATCAGGACGCATAAACAAGCTGTTCCATGCTTTTGTATCTCCACTAGCTTCTGATGCCTTTCTTTCTTCCTCTCGACGTTGCTTGAAGGTTTTTGGACCTTGCGTTAATGTGTCATCAATCCTACAGATCATAAGATATTGACTCACTCAAGAGAACTTGGAAGAGAACAGAGATCAATGCATGATAACACTACTTACTCTTGCTTGTTAGACGGATTTTTCTTTTTAGCTCGCATGACATGCAATAATCTTCCTTGGAAAATTGAATTGTCCAATTCTTCTAATGCcctttagaaaaattaatcaattattaaGTCAAAAAAAATTACTTGAGGAGAAAAAAGGCAGTGAGTAGAGAGAGAGTGAGAACCAACATAGTGTTCTTCACATAGTATAGTCAATTCTAAGAGCAACTACATGACCAAAATGGTCGAAAACAAGTAAATTAAGACTACATAGAAAAACATATCTTTGTGCATAATGGATAAGTATGTGCCTATCTATTTCATAATAGATGGTGAAAGAATTCAGCTCTCAAATTTATTTCAAGAAAAGTAGATTTGGCAGACAGTGCAACCAAGATATAAAGAACTGTAATGAAAGCAAAAATGTCCTTATATGTTtggagaaaaagaaataaacatccagataaataaaaatgagtgtGAAGATCGAATTTTCATAAACATTCAAGTAGCACCACCAAATAAATGTAAAAGAAGTGTCACTAAACTCATCCAAGTATTATATTCAAAAGGAGTTTCAGCATATAGTTAAATACAATTAGAACTTCCATGTAGATGTACATAGAAAATGTGCAAAAAGGTATTTAAAGGCTATGTCTAGCAAGCCTTGGAGTTAAAAGCATATGATAAACAGGGGATTTCAGCCTGTACAGATTTCAGCACTAAGCCACAAAATACCTTGATGCAGATTCTGGAAGCGTGTAGCGAACATAGGCTATTCCCTTGGACCTCTTTGTATCTTTATCAACAACAAGATGGACCTCTGAGACGTTGCCAAATCTACCAAAGTGCTCTTCCAACTCATCCTCCCTGTTaaattagaaataatgtttGTGAAATATAAATGGTTGAGTATTAACTGCATGTTCAACAAATAATCAGCAACAGCACATGCAACTGGGAAACTAAAAATTCTTATCATGCTCTTGACAGCAAAAGAATTACAGAAGGCATAATCTAGAAGAAAGTAGACTAGTATGCATACATTGCTGTGTATGGCAGATTGCGGACGAAAAGTCGACCAGCCTCAAGAAATCCATCTTTCTCATCTTTTGAGTTAGATAATGTGTTATCAGGGTCAAGAATTTCACCATCTCCAACAGGCACTTCCTCTACAACCTCCACTTCAGCTATGCCCCTAATATTATTTTTCCCATTCTGatctaattttttaatttgctTGTGGCTAAGACCTTCTTCAAATTCACTTTCTGAGCTTGCAATATCATTTTCGTCAATATTTTCACTGCTTTCACTTTCTGAATCCGACCATTCTTTCTTCACTCTACTCTTGAAGTAATCCATATCTGAAACAGCTAATTCATCACTGGTCACATTCAATTTGGGAACTAACTTCTCTTTGTCTTCTCTCTTTGCTTTGATTTCCTTCTTACTGTCTTTAAGAGTGTGATCAGAAATTGGAGCAGGCACAGTGTCGTCATTCGCCCACAATTTTGACTTCACCCGTGGTTGCATGACCTGAAGAAATTCCTGTAATTGGGAATCATCATTCTCCATTACATCTTCATTAGTCTTCTTAACTTTTTGGGCCGGTTTGATGCTCGAATTTTTATCGATACTTTCTGTTGCTTTTTGATCCTTATTCTTAGAATGCCGACTCCATGGACGAGGAATATCTGGATCTCCAAATCTATACGCAATCTGGAAGAAAGCTGGCTTAATTTTTCTCATAATTCCAATTCAAAAATAGTCTTTCATATGCTCTGGGAATTAAGCATCCGACAATGACAATTTCATCACAAAAAACAGAAGTAGAAAAAGCACACACATACCTCACAAGAAATTCTACAAGTATCAAAGTAAGATTTATTGAAGTATTTGATAGCTTCTTCTGCTTCATGTTCAGTTCGAAACCCAATGAACGCAAATTGCCTACTCTTACCATCTCTTCAACCAACAAAAAatagaacaaaacaaaaaaccaGTTAAGAAAATTCAATAGAACATCAAAGGATTCCcctgaagaagaataagaagaataTCGAGAAAGTACTTTGTTCGCATCAGCTTTACATCAGTAATTTCTCCTTTCTTAGAAAACATCTCTCGTAGGCGATCCTCGGCTGCATATTTTGGTAAACTCTTCACACAGATTCTAGacctaaaacacaaaaacaaccATCGGGCATCCGAAAAAAATTGCAAGAGAAACTACTATTGAATTTGGGAGAGTAATAAGATACAAATATTCAGCTACTTACATGTTCTTCACTTTTGGACAGACCTTTCCCGACAAGTAGAAGACGGCAGGGGCAGGGCGGTGGATATGACGTGCGTTTTATTGTATAGAGCTCCTCACAATTCCTCTACAAGACAAGTGGGGGTGGGCattcggttaaccggtccaaTAGGTAAATAAATTAACCGAATAGAAACTATCGGTTTTTTAACCAATGGGACAGAAACCGGTCCAAACATATCGGTTAGCCATACAAACGGTTAACCAATAATTTCGGATAAGTTTTTTGGTTAACAGTTTTTAACCAGTTCTCAACGGTTAGccataatttttacccaaacctaaatttttaaataatattaaaacataaataaattcaaataaattaataactaaagttctttcaattttttaattacacaTCAATAGGGTAATATAATGGTCATTACATCACATGCATCAGTAAACATAATCTTAATGTGATGTTGATCTAACGTTGGGCTTCATTCATAGCATCCACAACTGAGCACATAAGAGCTCTGTAATATGAATGAATCAATGCAGCTGCTGCCACTAGGAGTATGAGAGAGGATGGTTGTAGGCCCATGAgagaaaaatatcaattatcAAAAGATTTGACCAATTTTTAAGTGCATGATTCGAATAACATTATTCTGAACACATATATATCATTGGAACACAACTAAGTGTAAAAAAATACTGCACCCCTACATTCCATAGCAACCTGGATAACAACACTACACAGGCATCATGTGAAGCTCCAACATGTACTCACTCAGCATACAAAATAAGATAAGCTGGCAAGGCATCATATTTTCATCTGTAAGAGATTAACAAAGAAACACACTGAACTGAACAAGCATGGATGTTGAAGATATAAAGATTTCGGGCTTgacaaatataattttatgcCCTTCATTAAAATACATCTATTTAGTGGACTGCTTAACATTTTTGACATGGAACGAAATCAGTAATAACCACTACTTCACAACATACACTCTCAAGATCAACTAATTTTTCTTTTGGTACCTAATAAGCAAGCATAGAGTTCGTTAGATTAACTGCATCACCAATTCTCAACTATATGCATGGTTATTTGCATCCAAAATAAATAACCATTTATTTTGAAATAGTTTAACTTGAAgcaagagggcgagccttggcgcaacggtaaaacgttgttgccgtgtgaccagaggtcacgggttcgagtcttaggagcggcctcttgccaatcaAATTGgtaagggaaggcttgcccccaatacacccttgtggtgggacccctccccggaccctcgctcagcggggacgcgtaatgcgaccgggccgccctttagtTTAACTTGAAGCACACCACAGCCATCAGAAATAACAAATTACtcaaaattgattttcatctaaaCACATATAGACATAATGATAGCGACAAGAACGAATTTATACATTTTctaattaaagaattaaatgcTACTACATAGAACAAAAATAACATCTAAATCATAACTCATACAGGCAAGCAGCAATTCGAAAATCTGTGCAGCAGAACTGCAGGCTAAATTGCAAATAATTTTAGAATAGCAAAAAACATTTCAGATATACTTAATTGAAACAAGTTTGATAATAAACCATAAAAAAACTTTGCTTGAACAACAATATCCATGACATCAGAGCCAAAATCTAAAGGGTGATGAACGAACGCCGAAGTGTTGAAGGGAAACAAGGGGAAAGGAAAGGAATGACCCTCAATTCCCTTGTCTATTTGGATTTATTCCAGAAAGAGAATGCAATAACCCCTAATTCCCTTTGTAACCATTTGGTTCAAATGGAGAAATCGACCTGTGTAAATATCAACCACAGAAATTCAGTACAATTTTACCGTGTTATGTCACTGGTTGGGGAAAGATCAAAACGCACTTTCTATAACCAAATAGTTTTATCCATAtataaataaacaataaaaagagaaaaataaaagtggACATACAGTGGAGAAATTGGATGAAGAAAGTTCAAAGCATATTAGATAGAACCCAAATTCAAAGCACGGGAATTCAAGTAATTTTGCCTATATATACTATTTTGTCTATATTCGTATCTTAGTTGCATTCTTTAATCCAAGTCTTCTAGGATATATGTATCCAGCAAGCTATGCAGGTAAAAATACAAAAGGGACTTTCTCGCTTAAGGATTTGTTATTCTTCTGCAATAAGCTTGCACGAACCGCAAACGACAAATTTTTTGCTATTTTTGAAGTGATTAATTCCTTGTAGTATGGGCGAAGATCGAATTAGGAAAATAGAGGGATTTTGCAGAAACAATCGATCTACTAAACAAGTAAAATTTAAACAGAACTCCAAAAGGAacgaggagagagaaagtaatgGAGGAAGAGAGAGTGAGAACTTACCGATGGACGGTGGAAGAACCGGCGACCGACGTCGAAGGATGGCCGGGGAAGAGGAGGGCGCTGGAGACTGAACTGGGATAGGCTGAGCGGGAATGGGGAGGAGAGGGAATCTAAAACCCAAGGGTGGTTGGGTAATTAGCTCAAAGACACTTTGAAGACGTTAAATgtcatggttgtctcaaaatggtcacttaatttcaatttgtcttaataaaataattcaattttaaGTTTTGTCAAAATTAGATCACTCCATCAATTTAAGTGATTAAAATGGACCAGAATAATAACATGAGTGACACATCAGCATGATTCAACTTAGATATATAGTtgaaacgacacatgacatccaTTAATGCGCTACCTGTCAGCCACGTGccaattatttttatgaaaaaaattagtttttttcataaaaataaccaacATGTGGCTGTCACGTGTCGTTTCGATTAGACATCTGAGTTAACTCATGCTCACGTGTTAGCCATGCCACGATCCATTTTAACCAATGAAATTGCCGAAGTtatctaattgagacaaaacacaaagttaagtgattttattcagacaaattgaagttgagtaacCATTTTGAAACAATCATATAAGTTCATTGACCAACGGTACATTTAACCCCACTTTGGAGTCTACACAAACTAAAAGTGGGTAAAGAGATAACTAGTAAGGTTTGGACAGCCAATGAGGGTTGGTCCGAGTGGTAAGGCGTTGAACCTCTGCTTGACAGTGGGTAGatctacccttacctaaactttttgtaacaaaaaaaaataataaagtttgGACAATATTCTCGAAAACGTTATACAAGTTTAAAttctctcaataaaatcactttttttttatagaaattgggacgagacagaacttgggcggggtgagcacatgtggcccaagaactgacaaacccgcaatatattaataaacgaaaaatgagtgtttgaacaagagaagaggaatgagaacaaaaaaaagaagggggaggagaaaagtttaggaaagtcaagaaaaacgcaagtgagaaatactacaaatgtcatcattgataaatctgtggcaaaaagcaggagctgaaggccaccaattgatcactgaggaagagactccaaactttgccagtgtatcagcaactctatttccttccctaaagatgtgtgaaaaaagaatgttcatcctagagcaaatgctgagacaatgcaaccattcttgacgaatactccaaggaacatccatggaacgatgtctaaacagattaacaacgtacattgagtctgactcaacccaaagctgataccaatttttctcccaagcaagttcaattgcaaaaatagcggctctcaattcagccatgtaagcaaaagaaggaagggtagaaaaagcaaaacagccTTTGGAAAATCcacgatagttgcgaaaaatacttcccgctcctgcctcgcctggagtgccaaaagcagagccgtctTTGTGTCTATCCTAATAAAGCCACTTTGAATGTTTTTAAATCATCTTTTAATCGAAATTGCTGACATGGTATCTCAGCTTCACGTCAGTATTACCTTACATATTAAGAAAACTTAAGTACAAAACTGAAAATCCATCAGTCACGTGGATTAATTTGTGGTTAAAATTTCAATTTGacaacttttatttatttgagtTAATTTGTGGTTAATCTCTTTTACCATGTCATATGGGTCGAGACATGTGATCAGATGTCACGTAATCAATtccgataaaaaaaatgacCGAAAAACGTCCAAAGTTACTTTATTATAACAAAAAACTAaggccccgtttgtttgggaaaaaatattgtgttctggaaaattttatgCAGGAAAAATATTGTCcgggaaaataaaatatttatgttaatcacattaactcatcaaattaactttcacccaattttaattctatcagtttcgtatcttctatattaacctattagattaatacaactatacaaaactttatttatacatattccaattattttgattttaattcatttaatacttttgatttacaaataggtaaaacaaacttttaaataaatttttcattcgataatcaaaacagaaaattgttaatttctgaaacttatatatataaatatatttaaaactattttattttaaaacggttttaaacaAAATAGAGTTTCACTCGTGTCGGGCCCACAAAGGGGGCCCGAGACCTAAGATacgctgctgccgtttggcagtaGCGCCGCGGCTGCCTTACGGCAGCGACGTCCAGTCGCCAGacggttgctgccgcgaggcagcaaccgtgAACAGTAGTtcgggttgctgcctcgcggcgcaACCCGGACTACTGTTccgttttatatatatatatatatatatggattatTTCTCAATGGGTATTACCCATCCGTGGGTACTCTTGAAAAATGTGTATATTTATTAGAAATGATTTATAATACAAGTTACAAAATATAGTGTAATTAATTACACTTTTACATTTCCTAGACTAATTAAAGTCTTAGTTGAACTCCATTGTCCGTAACCTAAGTAGCCTAAACCATTATATCCACTATCATGTTGGCTTAATATATTTtcctagattttttttttttttttgaggaaaacATTTTCCTAGATTTAGATAATTAAAGTCTTAATAAAACCCCATTATCACGTTAGCTATTGTAGATTTAGATAATTTAATAGCATACATCATTGCGtacaaggaaaaaaaaattgattggctCCTGAACTATTAAAGATAGTTCAttcaatttacgtaaaatattcTGATAGCCCCCGTAATTTACTTAAAATGTtatcaattaattattcacttacaaaaaaaagtaagttgcatgacttgaaaatgtaaaataacTAAGGTCAGAGTATGAGGTTCCAATATTACAGAAGACAAATTTTACAGTTGAACAAGTAAAAATTTCTTCTTCAACATGCTTTAATCTAtcatgtgaattatgtaataacatttcaaGCCATGTCCAACACATCTTCCACGTGTAATTTACTTCCTTGCAACAGAGTGATTAATTGactatattttaaacaatttgaaGAAACTATCTggacattttaaacaagttgaatGAGCCATCGAGACACTTTGCAAGTTCAGgagtcaatcaagctttttgagcaagttcaggggccaatcaagctttttgagcAAGTTCAGgagccaatcaagttttttgaacaagttcatgagggaaaattatgtattaagcctaatttaATATTACATAGACTATAAGCACTAGATGAGCGGTTTGGCGTTCAACTCGATAAAAGCTTGATGGTGTTCGAGTCAATTTATAAATGAGTCGAGTTTGAGTATGATTTTGAGACTCGATTTATAAAGGAGTTGAGCTTGAGCATGGTGAAACTCGAATCAAAAGCTCACAAACATGCTCGGTTATAAGTTTATGAACAAGTTGATGAAtaaactcgattataatgttcatgaacagaCTCGTGAGCAAGCTTagtttgac
The window above is part of the Euphorbia lathyris chromosome 3, ddEupLath1.1, whole genome shotgun sequence genome. Proteins encoded here:
- the LOC136223216 gene encoding multiple RNA-binding domain-containing protein 1-like, whose product is MSRICVKSLPKYAAEDRLREMFSKKGEITDVKLMRTKDGKSRQFAFIGFRTEHEAEEAIKYFNKSYFDTCRISCEIAYRFGDPDIPRPWSRHSKNKDQKATESIDKNSSIKPAQKVKKTNEDVMENDDSQLQEFLQVMQPRVKSKLWANDDTVPAPISDHTLKDSKKEIKAKREDKEKLVPKLNVTSDELAVSDMDYFKSRVKKEWSDSESESSENIDENDIASSESEFEEGLSHKQIKKLDQNGKNNIRGIAEVEVVEEVPVGDGEILDPDNTLSNSKDEKDGFLEAGRLFVRNLPYTAMEDELEEHFGRFGNVSEVHLVVDKDTKRSKGIAYVRYTLPESASRALEELDNSIFQGRLLHVMRAKKKNPSNKQEIDDTLTQGPKTFKQRREEERKASEASGDTKAWNSLFMRPDTVAENIARRHGVSKSDLLDREADDLAVRIALGETQVIAETKKALLSAGVNIKSLEEFAAGKTDAVKRSNHVLLVKNLPYGSSEGELSKMFGKFGSLEKIILPPTKTLALVVFLEPSEARSAFKGLAYKRYKDAPLYLEWAPSNVLSESPVSKSNEDSSNAVGEHDAKRVMLEQNVEGISEIDIDPDRIESRSLFVKNLNFKTSEDSLKKHFSEQMKDGKILSIRIKKHLKNGKNVSMGFGFLEFDSVETAASICTVLQGTVLDGHALILQLCHAKKDEQLKKKVDKDRSSTKLLVRNVAFEATEKDLRQLFSPFGQIKRLRLPMKFGNHRGFAFVEYVTKQETQNALEALSSTHLYGRHLILERAKEGESLEELRARTAAQFSEDQNPTKLSKKRKNMAVLDEGTMKFQRFTD